A single genomic interval of Bacillus sp. es.036 harbors:
- a CDS encoding helix-turn-helix domain-containing protein: MIFGEKLKSERKNKGWSQEELAEQLFVSRQSVSKWENGQNYPSIEIIIKISDLLGITIDELLRSDEDLKEKVIRDSQQLAHPKLKFLFDVLFLIGVTLLMIKIGLVLLSKFTSLDITLSGGWFLWNFGPLILMVGAGIGSGILKEQYIKE; encoded by the coding sequence ATGATTTTCGGTGAGAAATTAAAAAGTGAACGAAAGAATAAAGGCTGGTCCCAAGAAGAGTTAGCTGAACAGCTATTCGTAAGTAGACAGTCCGTATCGAAATGGGAGAATGGTCAGAACTATCCAAGCATTGAAATCATTATCAAGATTAGTGATCTATTGGGTATTACAATTGACGAATTGTTAAGAAGCGACGAAGACTTGAAAGAAAAGGTTATTCGAGATAGTCAGCAGTTAGCACATCCGAAGTTAAAATTTTTATTTGATGTGTTATTTTTAATAGGTGTCACTCTTTTGATGATTAAAATTGGCCTTGTGCTTCTATCAAAATTCACTTCTTTAGACATTACCTTATCTGGCGGGTGGTTCTTATGGAATTTTGGGCCATTGATACTGATGGTTGGTGCAGGGATTGGGTCAGGCATTCTTAAAGAACAATACATAAAAGAGTGA
- a CDS encoding CotS family spore coat protein, with translation MQEKLIKLAELLLPNWEVNVQSIEVIQGGQMALVWKFMTDEGPKCLKRIHRPEKKALFSIHAQDYLAKKGMRVPAIIPNRDGHLYTKHGPFLFVVYDWIEGRSFDLTVSTDLQWIMRGLADYHTESIGYTPPPAAPVFSKLGKWPKHYIKRCQQMESWKLIAQKSPDDPFCQLYLNEIDSYISSGRSTLKLLQQSHYPEWVKQCKKQPNLCHQDYGTGNTLLSNDQIWIIDLDTTTFDLPIRDLRKVIIPLMGDTGTWDQELFDLMLASYEERSPLTSEQKNVMYIDMLFPYELYETASERFGRKNDIMPEELMAAFQYEERKKEQLSQFL, from the coding sequence ATGCAGGAAAAGCTGATTAAATTGGCTGAACTTTTACTACCTAATTGGGAGGTAAACGTACAATCAATCGAAGTGATTCAAGGAGGACAAATGGCCTTAGTGTGGAAATTCATGACGGATGAAGGACCAAAATGTTTAAAAAGAATTCACCGTCCTGAGAAGAAGGCCCTCTTCTCGATTCATGCTCAAGACTATTTAGCTAAAAAAGGAATGCGCGTTCCTGCCATCATTCCTAATCGTGATGGCCACTTGTATACAAAACACGGCCCATTTCTTTTTGTTGTTTATGATTGGATTGAAGGCAGATCATTTGATTTAACTGTCTCTACCGACCTCCAGTGGATCATGAGAGGCCTTGCCGATTATCATACTGAATCAATTGGCTATACGCCTCCACCTGCTGCTCCAGTTTTCTCTAAGCTAGGAAAATGGCCAAAACACTATATCAAAAGATGCCAACAGATGGAGAGTTGGAAATTGATTGCGCAAAAGTCGCCAGATGATCCATTTTGCCAACTTTATTTAAACGAAATTGATTCATACATTTCATCTGGGAGAAGTACGCTAAAGTTACTTCAACAATCCCATTATCCAGAATGGGTAAAGCAGTGCAAAAAACAGCCTAACCTTTGCCATCAAGACTATGGTACGGGGAATACGCTATTATCAAACGACCAAATCTGGATCATTGATCTAGACACGACGACTTTCGATCTGCCTATACGCGACTTACGAAAAGTGATTATTCCTTTGATGGGCGATACAGGTACCTGGGATCAGGAGTTGTTCGATCTGATGCTTGCTTCTTATGAAGAACGCTCACCACTCACCTCAGAACAAAAAAATGTCATGTACATTGATATGCTTTTTCCCTATGAACTCTATGAAACTGCAAGTGAACGCTTTGGAAGAAAGAATGACATCATGCCAGAAGAATTAATGGCTGCATTCCAGTATGAAGAGCGTAAGAAAGAACAACTTTCTCAATTTCTTTAA
- a CDS encoding glycosyltransferase family 4 protein: MKIALIATEKLPVPAIRGGAIQIYLEAVSKLLAKHHHVTVISINDSDLKQSETAQGVHYVRLNKDNYVADIKQFIESNHFDVIHVCNRPLWIEELKAASPKSKFILSVHNEMFAQGKMTDEEGNQCLSHLSKVVTVSDYIGKTITRRFPTAKGKVQTLYSGVDLSTYHPKWTNEGRKLREAIRSQLNLTDKKIVLFVGRLSKVKGPHILLHSLPEIIEKHPDAHMVFIGSKWFGENDVNNYVKHLYTLGAMYPDNITFIKFVEPKDIPKLYSMADVFVCCSQWQEPLARVHYEAMAAGLPVITSDRGGNPEVINEGKNGYVVHQFDQPEAYAQIIQSLFSSDSLRENLGKNGRVKVESEFGWNRVASNLKTVYENAGKR; this comes from the coding sequence ATGAAAATTGCCTTAATTGCGACTGAAAAATTGCCTGTGCCAGCCATTAGAGGTGGCGCAATCCAAATTTACCTTGAAGCTGTTTCAAAACTATTGGCTAAACATCATCATGTGACAGTGATATCGATTAACGATTCAGATCTTAAGCAATCAGAGACAGCTCAAGGTGTCCATTATGTGCGACTTAATAAAGACAACTATGTGGCTGATATCAAACAATTTATTGAATCGAATCATTTTGATGTGATTCATGTTTGCAATCGACCGCTTTGGATTGAAGAATTAAAAGCGGCTTCACCAAAGAGTAAGTTTATTTTAAGTGTGCATAATGAAATGTTTGCTCAAGGAAAAATGACAGATGAAGAGGGGAATCAATGTCTTTCCCATCTTTCAAAGGTCGTAACAGTAAGTGATTACATTGGTAAGACGATAACGAGACGTTTTCCAACTGCAAAAGGAAAGGTTCAAACCCTTTATTCTGGCGTTGACTTAAGCACCTATCATCCCAAATGGACAAATGAAGGGAGAAAATTAAGAGAAGCCATCCGCTCTCAATTAAATTTAACTGATAAGAAAATCGTTCTTTTTGTAGGGCGACTAAGTAAAGTCAAGGGTCCACATATACTCTTGCATTCATTACCAGAAATTATTGAGAAGCATCCTGATGCCCATATGGTGTTTATTGGGTCCAAGTGGTTTGGTGAAAATGATGTAAATAACTATGTCAAGCATCTCTATACGCTTGGCGCAATGTATCCAGATAACATTACCTTTATTAAATTTGTAGAACCAAAAGATATTCCTAAACTGTATTCAATGGCAGATGTGTTCGTCTGTTGTTCACAGTGGCAGGAACCGCTAGCGCGTGTTCATTATGAAGCAATGGCGGCTGGTCTTCCTGTTATCACAAGTGATCGCGGCGGAAACCCTGAGGTAATCAATGAAGGGAAAAATGGTTATGTAGTTCACCAATTTGATCAGCCAGAAGCCTACGCGCAAATAATTCAATCTCTCTTTTCTAGCGACTCATTACGTGAAAATCTAGGGAAAAATGGGCGTGTGAAGGTAGAAAGCGAATTTGGATGGAATCGCGTAGCGAGTAATTTAAAAACGGTCTACGAAAATGCAGGGAAACGTTAG
- a CDS encoding CotS family spore coat protein yields the protein MEELKNVLSFYPIEVKDISLLFSRGGRTKWIIESNPGSYVLKQEYIRPDRMLYIAGAHWHLQENGLPIARLIPTKNNGLCLSGEDHAYVLYEHFDGEPMLYYDTEQVMKTMAFIGQFHHASKGYKQPDGSKKRSRIDKWHKLYRWKIQELEGYQKLAANYLDDPFSILFLENVDRMLTRARESLAELDQPHFSSWTKEVFENKSFCQQDFTMARMIEKDERAFMKDLHSVNADLPARDLRILLNKVMKKLAVWDDQLATEMLINYDQVHPLTEGQYRVVWSDLKFPHLFSAIAHKYYLSQKRSWSDEKYMMHIRNVVSVENSKEDFLHSFDETFQKIKGGSQ from the coding sequence ATGGAAGAGTTGAAAAATGTCTTAAGCTTTTACCCAATTGAGGTAAAAGACATCTCTTTACTTTTCAGTCGAGGCGGAAGAACAAAGTGGATAATCGAGTCAAACCCTGGCTCCTATGTGCTAAAGCAGGAATACATTCGACCGGACCGGATGTTGTATATAGCAGGAGCTCATTGGCACTTACAAGAAAACGGACTACCAATCGCGAGATTAATTCCAACAAAAAATAATGGATTATGTTTATCTGGAGAAGACCATGCTTATGTTTTATATGAACACTTTGATGGAGAGCCAATGCTGTATTACGATACGGAACAGGTAATGAAAACAATGGCCTTTATTGGTCAATTTCATCATGCCTCAAAAGGTTATAAACAACCTGACGGGAGCAAGAAAAGAAGTCGTATCGATAAATGGCATAAGCTGTATCGATGGAAAATTCAAGAATTAGAAGGGTATCAAAAACTGGCAGCCAATTACCTTGATGATCCTTTTTCAATTCTTTTTCTAGAAAATGTTGACCGTATGCTTACCCGTGCCAGAGAATCATTAGCCGAGTTAGATCAGCCTCATTTCAGTAGCTGGACAAAGGAAGTCTTTGAGAATAAATCATTCTGTCAACAGGATTTTACGATGGCTCGAATGATTGAAAAAGACGAAAGAGCGTTTATGAAAGATCTTCATTCTGTCAATGCAGACTTACCTGCACGTGATTTGCGTATTTTGCTAAACAAAGTTATGAAGAAGCTAGCTGTATGGGATGATCAGCTTGCAACTGAAATGTTAATCAACTATGATCAAGTTCATCCATTAACGGAAGGGCAATACCGTGTCGTTTGGTCTGATTTGAAATTCCCACACTTATTTAGTGCGATCGCTCATAAATATTACCTCAGTCAGAAGAGATCATGGTCTGATGAGAAATACATGATGCATATTCGGAATGTTGTATCGGTTGAAAATTCAAAAGAAGATTTCCTTCATTCATTTGATGAAACTTTTCAAAAGATTAAAGGAGGGAGTCAATAA
- a CDS encoding glycosyltransferase family 4 protein has translation MNLAFVCTEKLPSPAIKGGAIQMMIDGVSPFLSDKYNLTIFSVSDPSLPTTEEIDQIKYIRVPRANYFYHVASHLAKEEAYDVIHIFNRPKAIPIYKAASPESQFVLSLHNEMFAEHKLSDEEGKQVVETVSSIMTVSEYIRKTVILRFPEATEKTHVVYSGVDLKQFEPKWTKRGQEISSYLKQKNNLSGKKVILFIGRLSKTKGPHLLIQAMPHVLEKYPDAVLVICGGKWFSDNRPNKYVKMLHKMAEPLGEHVRFTQYVPHDQIPHSFLLGDVFVCSSQWQEPLARVHYEAMAAGVPLITTKRGGNAEVITHMHNGLVLKNYSNPANFAAAICDLFSHPHQALEFSLNGRKVVEANHQYFHVAERLERIYLKAYAGHFSMQSNDPAIEESEEESEDKSYLQPEVELKNEIPSKITHKKWIVDRSYRKRKR, from the coding sequence GTGAATTTAGCATTCGTTTGTACTGAGAAACTTCCTTCTCCAGCCATTAAAGGCGGCGCTATTCAAATGATGATTGATGGCGTCAGTCCTTTTTTGTCCGATAAATATAACCTGACCATCTTCTCCGTTAGTGATCCTTCCCTCCCTACAACCGAGGAGATTGATCAGATTAAGTATATTCGCGTTCCGAGAGCGAACTATTTTTACCATGTTGCCTCGCATCTAGCTAAAGAGGAAGCTTATGACGTCATTCACATCTTCAATCGTCCAAAAGCCATTCCGATCTACAAGGCCGCTAGTCCAGAGAGTCAGTTTGTGTTAAGTCTTCATAATGAAATGTTTGCTGAACATAAGCTCTCAGACGAAGAAGGGAAGCAGGTTGTTGAAACGGTAAGCTCAATCATGACGGTAAGTGAATATATTCGAAAGACAGTGATCTTACGATTTCCCGAGGCAACTGAAAAAACACACGTTGTTTATTCTGGAGTAGACTTAAAACAATTTGAACCGAAGTGGACAAAACGAGGCCAAGAAATAAGTTCGTATCTTAAACAAAAGAACAATTTATCAGGAAAAAAAGTAATTTTATTTATAGGAAGATTAAGTAAAACAAAAGGGCCACACCTCCTTATTCAAGCGATGCCACACGTGCTTGAAAAATATCCTGATGCGGTACTCGTCATTTGTGGTGGTAAATGGTTTAGTGATAATCGTCCGAATAAGTATGTTAAGATGTTACACAAAATGGCTGAGCCATTAGGTGAACATGTTCGCTTTACACAATACGTCCCGCATGACCAAATTCCACACTCCTTTTTACTTGGTGATGTCTTTGTATGTAGCTCACAGTGGCAAGAGCCACTCGCCAGAGTTCATTATGAAGCCATGGCAGCAGGCGTCCCCCTCATCACCACAAAACGTGGTGGCAATGCAGAGGTGATCACACATATGCATAATGGGCTTGTGTTGAAAAATTATTCAAACCCAGCTAACTTTGCTGCTGCGATCTGTGATCTGTTTAGCCATCCCCATCAGGCACTTGAGTTTAGCTTAAATGGAAGAAAGGTCGTTGAAGCGAATCACCAATATTTTCATGTGGCAGAACGGTTAGAGAGGATTTATTTAAAAGCCTATGCCGGTCATTTTTCCATGCAATCAAACGATCCTGCCATCGAAGAGTCGGAAGAAGAGTCTGAAGATAAATCATATTTACAACCTGAAGTTGAATTAAAAAATGAGATTCCCTCTAAAATTACTCATAAAAAATGGATTGTTGATCGATCCTACAGAAAGCGGAAGAGATAG
- a CDS encoding NAD-dependent epimerase/dehydratase family protein, which translates to MNILVTGAGGFIGSHLCMELLQQNPHDTVIGVDRNMKTRNTTLLKNDRFTSIELDLLTCDLSDLIHNVDVIYHLAGIPGVRSSWGKDFETYLLHNALLTQNLLDACKNESLKKFIYISTSSVYGEKSGSVSEEMRPIPLSPYGITKLTGEHLCRVYHQYYDVPIVILRYFTVYGPRQRLDMAFHRFIKQLLLDQPLTVYGDGQQTRDFTYVNDCVKATSAVCRAQDVIGETINIGGKERASVLEVIHLLEQLMNKKAQVIFTNKAKGEPLQTWADITKAQTILNYQPQISLKEGLRYEIEDLEELYLSGRDPL; encoded by the coding sequence ATGAACATTTTAGTCACAGGTGCAGGAGGTTTTATAGGCTCACATTTATGTATGGAATTACTGCAACAAAACCCACATGACACCGTAATTGGCGTTGATCGAAACATGAAAACGAGAAATACAACTCTTCTAAAAAACGACCGTTTTACTTCAATCGAACTTGACCTATTGACTTGCGACCTTTCAGACCTTATACACAACGTGGACGTCATTTATCATCTAGCGGGTATTCCTGGTGTCCGATCAAGCTGGGGAAAAGACTTTGAGACTTATCTTCTTCATAATGCGTTATTGACACAGAACCTATTAGATGCCTGCAAAAATGAATCCCTCAAGAAATTCATCTATATCTCTACGTCATCCGTCTATGGTGAAAAAAGTGGCAGCGTCTCAGAAGAGATGAGACCAATTCCTTTATCGCCCTATGGCATTACAAAACTAACAGGTGAACACCTTTGCAGAGTTTATCATCAGTATTACGATGTTCCTATAGTTATCCTTCGTTATTTCACTGTGTATGGCCCTCGACAGCGACTAGACATGGCCTTTCATCGGTTTATTAAACAACTGCTCCTCGATCAGCCTCTTACCGTTTACGGAGATGGTCAGCAGACGAGAGATTTCACTTATGTGAATGACTGTGTGAAGGCAACATCTGCCGTTTGTCGTGCTCAAGATGTGATAGGTGAAACGATTAACATAGGAGGTAAAGAACGGGCATCCGTTCTTGAAGTCATTCATCTTCTGGAACAATTAATGAACAAAAAAGCGCAAGTGATATTTACAAACAAAGCAAAAGGTGAACCGCTCCAAACATGGGCTGATATTACAAAAGCGCAAACGATTTTAAACTATCAACCTCAGATCTCATTAAAAGAAGGATTGCGTTACGAAATTGAAGATTTAGAGGAACTGTACCTTTCCGGGAGGGATCCTTTGTGA
- a CDS encoding UDP-glucose dehydrogenase family protein — translation MEICTVGAGYVGLTTSALLSDLGHNVHVIDKDISKIEILNKGKSPIHEPGLEELLIKNHQRGRLVFSDDREACILNSPILLIAVGTPSKPNGDSDLSAIKKVFEHIAMNITSHKLIIVKSTVPPGSNEWFHQYLIDQGVDEKMFEIVSNPEFLREGTAVYDSFHPDKVVVGSKSKQAINKVKQLYESLQAPCIETTLTGAELVKYASNAFLATKISFINEFARICDGYNVNILDVTKAIGLDPRIGPHFLQSGLGYGGSCFPKDLDAISFAARKKRIKTNLLDAVRKVNHQQVDVYVNKLAEPLNGFKGKQITVWGLSFKPNTDDIRDSRAITLCERLIEKGCTIIAYDPKATSHNNHIKEENNIYNAVYQSDALIVATEWDEFNQADWNRVKHLMKGNIILDGRNTLDQEAISASGLRYLGVARP, via the coding sequence ATGGAAATTTGTACTGTTGGAGCAGGTTATGTTGGGTTAACAACTTCTGCCCTACTTTCAGATCTTGGTCATAACGTCCATGTGATTGATAAAGATATCTCTAAAATTGAGATCTTAAATAAAGGGAAATCTCCAATCCACGAACCAGGCTTAGAAGAATTATTAATAAAAAACCATCAGCGAGGCCGGTTAGTTTTTTCTGATGACCGTGAAGCCTGTATTCTTAACTCACCGATTCTTTTGATTGCTGTCGGAACACCTTCTAAACCGAATGGAGATAGTGATTTAAGTGCTATAAAAAAAGTGTTTGAACATATTGCAATGAACATTACTTCTCATAAATTGATTATTGTCAAAAGCACAGTGCCACCAGGAAGTAACGAGTGGTTTCATCAGTACCTAATCGATCAGGGAGTAGATGAGAAAATGTTCGAAATTGTTTCGAACCCTGAATTTCTAAGAGAAGGCACCGCAGTCTATGATTCATTTCATCCCGATAAAGTCGTGGTCGGATCAAAATCGAAACAAGCGATAAACAAGGTAAAGCAGCTCTACGAGAGTTTACAAGCGCCATGTATTGAAACGACTTTAACTGGAGCTGAATTGGTGAAATATGCATCAAACGCTTTTCTTGCAACAAAAATTTCATTTATTAATGAATTTGCGCGAATTTGTGATGGATATAATGTAAACATTCTTGATGTGACGAAGGCGATTGGTCTCGATCCTAGAATTGGCCCCCATTTTCTTCAATCAGGATTAGGGTATGGCGGATCTTGCTTTCCGAAAGATTTAGATGCCATCAGCTTTGCTGCTCGAAAGAAAAGGATTAAAACGAACTTGCTAGATGCTGTTAGGAAAGTCAATCATCAACAAGTGGATGTCTACGTAAATAAATTAGCTGAACCATTAAATGGCTTTAAAGGCAAACAAATTACCGTTTGGGGGCTTTCCTTTAAACCGAATACGGATGACATACGAGACTCAAGAGCGATTACGCTATGTGAACGCCTGATTGAAAAAGGATGTACGATTATCGCGTATGATCCTAAAGCCACATCTCACAACAATCACATAAAAGAAGAAAACAACATTTACAATGCCGTTTATCAGTCAGACGCGTTAATTGTCGCTACTGAGTGGGATGAATTTAACCAGGCCGATTGGAATAGGGTGAAGCACTTGATGAAAGGAAACATCATACTAGATGGAAGAAATACCCTCGACCAAGAAGCCATCAGTGCATCAGGATTACGGTACTTGGGGGTGGCTCGTCCATGA
- a CDS encoding hydrolase yields MSLFNECGKASNHSDNHCNSCICNMLRKLTAGRIVDIILSGEDFTNLVFTCFDSKTCCATFLDETSTFIADCNKIEAIRLVNG; encoded by the coding sequence ATGAGCTTATTTAATGAGTGTGGAAAAGCTTCGAATCATTCAGATAATCATTGCAATAGTTGTATTTGTAACATGCTAAGAAAACTAACCGCTGGTAGAATAGTTGATATTATCTTGTCAGGTGAAGACTTTACTAACCTTGTCTTTACATGCTTTGATTCTAAAACGTGCTGTGCAACTTTTTTAGATGAAACGAGTACATTTATCGCAGATTGTAATAAAATTGAAGCCATTCGCTTAGTTAATGGTTAA
- a CDS encoding glycosyltransferase, which translates to MIKKIKLLFITKDLTDYIEKSTIYLVEELRELTDLVIWSNDGHIDSILTEVGFTPDFILLNDFKSDYSPQIHGLKNCGIPRAIIMHDLHYRRSSRKKFIEKEDINHIFSIYRDKFNQWYPEYKDFMTWFPHHVPTTIYKDYHLEKDRKLLLMGSTDRELYPLRHMIAQQLKGNPDFIDYSHPGYLPMNHKKAGYKVEHEYAREINRARIFFTCDSNFHYPVLKYFEVLGCRTLLLASGSQELKDLGFIDGKTFVEINQQNFMEKATFYLNEEVISKEIVMNGARLIEEKHSTEIRATQLVQKIISLIDDK; encoded by the coding sequence GTGATCAAAAAGATTAAATTATTATTTATTACAAAAGACTTAACTGATTACATTGAAAAAAGCACGATTTATTTAGTGGAGGAGCTAAGGGAGTTAACAGATTTAGTTATTTGGTCGAATGATGGACACATTGACTCCATATTAACTGAAGTAGGGTTTACCCCGGATTTTATTTTGCTGAATGATTTCAAGTCAGATTACTCTCCACAGATTCATGGGTTGAAGAATTGTGGCATCCCAAGGGCGATCATCATGCATGACTTGCATTACAGGCGTTCTTCTCGGAAAAAATTTATCGAAAAAGAAGATATTAATCATATTTTTTCTATTTATAGAGATAAGTTTAATCAGTGGTATCCCGAATACAAAGACTTCATGACCTGGTTTCCGCATCACGTACCTACAACGATCTATAAAGATTATCACTTAGAAAAAGATCGGAAATTGCTCCTAATGGGCAGTACCGATCGAGAACTTTATCCGCTTCGTCATATGATAGCACAGCAGCTTAAAGGCAATCCGGATTTTATTGATTATTCTCATCCTGGTTATCTTCCCATGAATCATAAGAAAGCTGGATATAAAGTAGAGCACGAATATGCCAGAGAAATAAATCGCGCTCGCATCTTTTTTACATGTGATTCGAATTTTCATTATCCTGTCTTGAAGTATTTCGAAGTGCTCGGTTGTAGAACGTTATTGTTAGCTTCAGGTTCACAGGAACTAAAAGACCTTGGTTTTATTGATGGAAAAACATTTGTAGAGATTAACCAACAGAATTTTATGGAGAAGGCTACCTTTTACTTAAATGAAGAGGTTATTTCAAAAGAAATTGTGATGAATGGGGCAAGGTTAATTGAAGAAAAGCACTCCACTGAAATACGAGCAACGCAACTCGTGCAAAAAATCATATCACTTATAGACGATAAGTAG
- a CDS encoding glycosyltransferase family 4 protein, which produces MKVLFVYYLPSGGVETLNRQRCKALKEAGIFCELLYMQQGTGYHNICDIPVYVTNDNQEIKLLLEKQNYSAVMICSDHLFLKRIRELGYSGPLLYEIQGLGTEKEARNWMVSAQPFIQTYANAVFYPRTSHLEQLCQTFIPNVKSYSFHNCFDTDHFHYVTSTFHAKNPIIGWVGRLEPNKNWYGFLQLVNMILSKNSNINVWMFQDATLASESEKTKFQQFIQQHHLEEIVTVHSNIPHQEMAIYYSIIADSGGFLCATSQVEGFGYAVVEAMSCQCPVVSTDSDGIRSFLTHNETGKIINIDDLDKATSECLEVFNNAEMKNQLVKQANKKIKSTLDPKKYNENFTKMLKQISQKS; this is translated from the coding sequence ATGAAGGTTTTATTTGTTTATTACTTGCCAAGCGGTGGAGTTGAAACATTAAACCGGCAAAGATGTAAGGCATTAAAAGAAGCAGGGATTTTTTGCGAACTTCTATACATGCAACAAGGTACCGGCTATCACAATATCTGTGATATACCTGTATATGTTACAAACGATAATCAAGAAATAAAGCTTCTATTGGAAAAACAAAATTATTCAGCAGTAATGATATGTTCGGATCATCTGTTTTTAAAACGAATTCGTGAACTAGGCTACTCAGGACCCCTATTATATGAAATTCAGGGTCTTGGAACAGAAAAAGAAGCAAGAAACTGGATGGTCAGCGCGCAACCATTTATTCAAACATACGCTAATGCTGTTTTTTATCCTCGGACCTCGCATCTTGAACAGTTATGTCAAACCTTTATTCCAAATGTAAAGTCTTACTCTTTTCACAATTGTTTTGATACAGACCATTTTCATTATGTAACCTCTACATTTCATGCAAAGAACCCTATTATTGGATGGGTAGGACGATTAGAACCGAATAAAAATTGGTACGGATTTCTTCAACTAGTAAATATGATTTTGAGTAAAAATTCAAATATTAACGTTTGGATGTTTCAGGACGCTACGCTTGCTTCTGAAAGCGAAAAAACAAAGTTCCAACAATTTATTCAGCAGCATCATTTAGAAGAAATTGTAACTGTACACTCTAATATCCCACATCAAGAAATGGCGATTTATTATTCTATTATTGCAGACTCAGGAGGATTCCTATGTGCTACATCACAGGTAGAGGGGTTTGGTTATGCAGTTGTCGAAGCAATGAGTTGCCAATGTCCTGTAGTAAGTACTGATTCAGATGGAATAAGAAGTTTTCTTACTCATAACGAGACGGGTAAAATAATAAACATTGATGATTTAGATAAAGCTACGTCAGAATGCCTAGAAGTATTTAATAATGCGGAAATGAAAAATCAACTAGTTAAACAGGCAAATAAAAAAATTAAAAGCACGCTTGATCCCAAAAAATATAACGAAAACTTTACTAAAATGCTAAAACAAATCTCACAAAAATCTTAA
- the wecB gene encoding non-hydrolyzing UDP-N-acetylglucosamine 2-epimerase — MKVATILGTRPEIIRLSLIIEKLDRLAEEHIVIHTGQNSVHSLKEVFFKEMGIRTPDYTLKGNTSSLGEQLSIMFKNVEQILLKHRPDRILILGDTNSALCALLGERLNIPVTHMEAGNRCFDLNVPEEKNRKVIDAISSYNLPYTVQSKENLLREGFPSNRIYVTGNPIFEVLTHYKKEIERSQILHTLNLQKQDYFLVTVHRAENVDNATNLSEILNGLSMIADQHNKRMICSIHPRTRSKLTSDQLHQLNSLIELHEPFGFFDFIQLEKSAFCVLTDSGTVQEECCLFHIPAVTVRTTTERPETISCGSNIVSGLNAKQIKEATNVMINSQRNWSFPTGYDDPDVSDRVVKFVLGGMKIVP; from the coding sequence ATGAAAGTTGCGACAATTCTTGGAACGCGACCAGAAATTATTCGATTAAGCCTCATTATTGAAAAGCTTGATCGTTTAGCAGAAGAGCATATTGTCATTCATACAGGCCAGAATTCCGTGCATTCACTTAAAGAAGTTTTCTTTAAAGAAATGGGAATTCGTACACCTGATTATACGTTGAAAGGAAATACATCTTCTCTAGGAGAACAGCTTTCCATTATGTTTAAAAATGTTGAACAAATTCTGTTAAAGCACCGTCCAGATCGTATCTTAATCCTTGGCGATACGAATTCAGCCCTATGTGCCTTATTAGGTGAAAGGCTCAATATTCCGGTAACTCACATGGAAGCTGGTAATCGATGTTTTGATTTAAACGTACCAGAAGAAAAGAATCGAAAAGTAATTGATGCGATTTCAAGCTATAACCTTCCTTATACCGTTCAAAGTAAGGAAAACTTACTGCGAGAAGGTTTTCCTTCAAACCGTATCTATGTAACTGGTAATCCGATCTTCGAGGTGTTAACACATTATAAGAAAGAAATTGAGCGAAGTCAGATCCTTCACACACTTAACTTACAAAAACAAGATTACTTTTTAGTTACCGTGCATCGCGCTGAGAATGTTGATAATGCCACAAACCTTTCTGAGATTCTTAATGGTTTATCAATGATTGCGGATCAGCATAACAAAAGAATGATTTGTAGTATCCATCCAAGAACGAGGTCAAAGCTAACTTCAGATCAATTACACCAGTTAAACTCGTTGATTGAATTACATGAACCGTTTGGTTTTTTTGATTTCATTCAACTTGAAAAGTCAGCTTTTTGTGTGTTGACAGATAGCGGTACAGTTCAAGAAGAATGTTGCTTGTTTCATATTCCAGCTGTAACAGTCAGAACGACAACTGAAAGGCCTGAAACAATTTCTTGTGGAAGTAACATCGTTTCAGGACTTAATGCAAAGCAAATAAAAGAAGCTACAAATGTCATGATCAATAGTCAGCGGAATTGGTCTTTTCCAACAGGCTATGATGACCCGGATGTATCTGACCGAGTTGTGAAATTTGTATTAGGAGGAATGAAGATTGTTCCGTAA